The proteins below are encoded in one region of Myxococcales bacterium:
- a CDS encoding radical SAM protein, translated as MALAKDIVQRQVRRSSPLSAMLELSDRCNEVCVHCYQIHGQKGEMDTLEVKQLMDQLAELGVLFLTLSGGEVTLRKDFLELVAYARAKQFCVTIFTNGLRVDQSMAKQFAKLAVHEVQISLYSPDAQKHDTITGVKGSWNKTVDAIRYLVAEKVSTLVKTPAMKENVHDYASYVELVESLGARHMVGEGISAREDGDRAPSEHDLDHEDIIALRKARGTAAQDRHIPITHAPCGACQQSVHIEANGEIRPCTQLQVPLGDARQDRLSDVYAEGSEVKFIRSLRWADIHGCRDCDLRHYCKRCYASALAENGDALGPYLEACRKALTEYQLIKNKKFRLVKDGQVLSEAVTGPFKQRTNELIECVEDHLMSEDKQLRARHSWITAKPTAQPLLQIGRKTQ; from the coding sequence ATGGCTCTCGCTAAAGACATTGTACAACGCCAAGTCAGACGTTCCTCGCCGCTTTCGGCGATGTTGGAGCTGTCTGATCGATGCAACGAAGTGTGTGTGCATTGCTATCAGATTCACGGACAAAAAGGCGAGATGGATACTCTGGAAGTGAAGCAGCTGATGGATCAGTTAGCTGAGCTGGGCGTGCTGTTTTTAACTCTATCAGGCGGCGAAGTCACGCTACGTAAGGATTTTTTAGAACTTGTTGCCTACGCCCGTGCAAAACAGTTTTGTGTAACGATCTTTACAAACGGATTGCGAGTGGATCAGTCCATGGCGAAACAGTTTGCTAAGCTAGCGGTGCATGAAGTTCAGATCAGTTTGTATTCGCCCGATGCTCAAAAGCACGATACAATTACAGGTGTAAAAGGTTCTTGGAATAAAACGGTGGATGCGATTCGTTACTTAGTGGCCGAAAAGGTTTCGACTTTGGTCAAAACACCGGCCATGAAGGAAAACGTCCATGACTACGCATCGTATGTCGAGCTTGTAGAGTCGTTGGGTGCAAGGCATATGGTGGGTGAAGGGATCTCGGCACGGGAAGATGGGGATCGTGCTCCTTCGGAGCATGACTTGGACCATGAAGATATCATCGCACTTCGCAAGGCACGGGGCACTGCTGCTCAGGATCGACATATTCCGATCACACACGCGCCCTGTGGAGCGTGTCAGCAAAGCGTGCATATTGAAGCGAACGGAGAGATTCGGCCTTGCACACAACTGCAGGTACCTCTAGGTGATGCAAGGCAAGATCGATTGTCGGATGTCTATGCTGAGGGGAGTGAAGTAAAGTTTATTCGCTCTCTGCGTTGGGCGGATATTCACGGTTGCCGGGATTGCGATCTACGTCACTATTGCAAGCGTTGTTATGCATCAGCACTGGCTGAAAACGGTGATGCATTGGGTCCTTATCTTGAAGCTTGTCGTAAGGCGCTTACAGAATATCAATTGATTAAAAACAAGAAGTTTCGATTGGTGAAAGACGGGCAAGTCCTTTCGGAAGCCGTTACAGGGCCCTTTAAACAGCGGACTAACGAGCTTATCGAGTGTGTTGAGGATCATCTCATGTCCGAGGACAAGCAGCTTCGAGCACGCCATTCTTGGATTACCGCCAAACCCACCGCACAGCCTTTACTTCAAATCGGCCGAAAAACTCAATAA
- a CDS encoding PqqD family protein — protein sequence MDTINNQTTIKQSFRVAARQYDGKSVIVVIDEKKVHVLNPLGSRVWQMADGRSIGEIIDLLAPEYDVTIEQLSSDVLAFVSELHKLGALDLGTQSSK from the coding sequence GTGGATACCATAAACAATCAAACAACGATCAAGCAGTCTTTCCGCGTAGCAGCACGACAATACGATGGCAAGAGTGTGATTGTGGTCATCGATGAGAAAAAGGTGCACGTACTCAACCCCTTAGGGTCTAGGGTCTGGCAGATGGCGGATGGCCGAAGCATCGGTGAAATCATCGACTTGCTTGCCCCAGAATATGATGTCACCATTGAGCAACTTAGTTCGGATGTTTTGGCGTTTGTGTCGGAACTTCATAAGCTCGGGGCTTTGGACCTGGGGACTCAAAGCTCTAAATAG
- a CDS encoding cyclic nucleotide-binding domain-containing protein → MNYETANRAYRAWLLSKPFEALRFALPETDTEQQHPLCVLTMALVLGRKKGSALAMPALLKVQELCQSAGDFPLAVLAAEYAVQFGAAPEPQFSKLAAVFSSASAKLDRKSWTPPLPTSCKSIDGDLKLDEEQLFGRAEKQLESFLMQDLPASKDSVPMLPLFSEIDEQSFTALLSSAHLRHYGADEYVFSEGAYGSEWYCLLHGELEHYRTDHQARRLSRELAAASVVGQEVLTSDAPRYSTLRSKSPCSLLVLQREQVERQISKQAKLAEALGSFCHRRMLADLLVFNPILHALRDQGEVLSKFKAVRFEQGQTLLKAGENPNALYCIASGAVQVTRRTKDGEIMQLARLGAGEVIGEIALVLGKKITADVVAEHATLAFELSKKSFEKIMQSNAQLLQQLQALAMSREKEHAALEDAENHLVVDHTIPIVI, encoded by the coding sequence CGGGCTTATCGGGCCTGGCTGCTATCTAAGCCTTTCGAGGCTTTGCGCTTCGCATTGCCAGAAACCGACACCGAACAACAGCATCCACTTTGTGTATTAACGATGGCGCTGGTGCTTGGCAGAAAAAAGGGCAGCGCTCTTGCGATGCCAGCCTTGCTTAAGGTCCAAGAACTCTGCCAGAGCGCTGGTGATTTTCCCTTGGCCGTGCTTGCTGCAGAGTATGCCGTGCAGTTTGGTGCAGCGCCCGAGCCCCAGTTCTCGAAACTTGCCGCTGTTTTTTCTTCGGCATCGGCCAAGCTTGATCGAAAATCGTGGACACCGCCCTTGCCCACTTCGTGTAAAAGCATTGATGGCGATCTCAAGCTTGACGAAGAGCAGTTGTTTGGGCGAGCGGAGAAACAATTGGAAAGTTTCCTGATGCAAGACCTTCCAGCTTCGAAAGACAGTGTGCCGATGTTGCCGTTGTTTTCGGAGATTGATGAACAATCGTTTACTGCTCTGTTAAGTTCAGCTCATCTGCGTCACTACGGGGCGGATGAGTATGTTTTCAGCGAGGGCGCATATGGCAGTGAATGGTATTGCCTGCTTCATGGCGAGCTCGAGCACTACCGCACAGACCATCAAGCTCGCCGATTGAGTCGCGAACTTGCTGCGGCTTCGGTAGTGGGACAAGAAGTCCTTACTAGTGATGCACCAAGGTACAGCACCTTGCGCAGCAAATCACCCTGTTCACTGCTCGTGCTGCAACGTGAGCAAGTTGAAAGGCAGATATCAAAGCAAGCAAAGCTTGCCGAGGCTTTGGGAAGTTTTTGCCACCGGCGCATGCTTGCCGATCTGTTGGTGTTTAATCCTATTTTGCACGCGTTGCGCGATCAAGGTGAAGTGCTATCCAAGTTTAAAGCAGTCCGTTTCGAGCAGGGACAAACACTCTTGAAGGCCGGTGAAAACCCAAACGCCCTCTATTGCATTGCCAGCGGCGCGGTGCAGGTGACTCGACGGACAAAGGATGGCGAGATCATGCAACTGGCGCGCCTGGGAGCAGGCGAGGTCATAGGAGAAATTGCCCTTGTTTTAGGCAAAAAAATTACCGCTGATGTCGTTGCAGAACATGCAACGCTGGCCTTTGAATTAAGCAAAAAAAGCTTTGAAAAAATCATGCAGTCCAACGCTCAGCTTCTTCAACAACTGCAAGCTCTTGCAATGTCACGTGAAAAAGAACATGCAGCTTTGGAAGATGCAGAGAATCATCTCGTCGTTGATCATACCATCCCTATTGTGATCTAG
- a CDS encoding S24/S26 family peptidase, with translation MHQLCVHPDFLEELLEKGGFSVRLRGSSMLPLVWPGTKVWISSCEERCCPGDLVFFLRDGKVVLHRVREVTSSYLRTQGDNRRQDDGWIAKSDIIGQVQGMVIFRFHFRHIPPAIAGVFRKVFLRVLPVIRNSFWFACRVTKPFRRALTSEYSPHSLRP, from the coding sequence ATGCATCAGCTTTGTGTTCATCCTGATTTTTTGGAAGAACTTCTGGAAAAAGGTGGTTTCAGCGTACGGCTTCGTGGAAGTAGTATGCTTCCGCTTGTATGGCCTGGGACCAAAGTTTGGATTAGCAGTTGCGAAGAGCGATGTTGTCCCGGTGATCTCGTGTTCTTCCTTAGAGACGGAAAAGTTGTACTTCATCGGGTAAGAGAGGTGACTTCAAGTTATCTGCGCACGCAGGGAGACAACCGGCGTCAGGACGATGGCTGGATTGCGAAGTCGGATATTATTGGCCAAGTTCAGGGTATGGTGATTTTTCGCTTTCACTTTCGGCACATACCGCCTGCGATAGCGGGTGTTTTCAGAAAAGTATTTTTGCGTGTCTTGCCTGTTATTCGAAACAGTTTTTGGTTTGCGTGCAGAGTTACTAAGCCCTTTCGGCGTGCATTGACCTCTGAGTATTCGCCGCATAGTTTGCGTCCGTGA